The Bombus fervidus isolate BK054 chromosome 3, iyBomFerv1, whole genome shotgun sequence genome includes a window with the following:
- the LOC139998380 gene encoding SEC14-like protein 2 isoform X1, with amino-acid sequence MLKVVGLEDNQRFALMKFRRTVQDILKQPHHDDNFLLRWLRARKWDPAAAEKMLRESMEWRKQWEVDKLTEWDPPQILNDYLPHGLCGFDKDGAPVIVVYFDALDIYGILHVVSRRDMIKVTIKRLEEYLKLCREQMLKHGPAAGQVVVIFDMQSFNLKQYLWRPAGEVVITLIQMYEANYPEILKTCYIINAPKVFAFAFSVAKKFMNEYTLSKIQIYKSDPARWQTAIFSNIDRDQVPAFFGGTLKDPDGNPKLGTKICLGGKVPKEMYVNNTEKDKENFTTVTIKKGGKLELDISASEMGSLLSWEFRTENHDIRFGIVKKDYNGTQKEVIPMRRVAAHQLDEIGILTCEVPSTYSIIFDNTYSIIRNKKIHYSVKVIPPSESQDITPTTL; translated from the exons TTTAGGCGGACAGTTCAAGATATTCTGAAACAACCGCATCATGACGATAACTTTCTACTACGTTGGCTTCGAG cAAGAAAATGGGACCCGGCTGCTGCGGAGAAGATGCTACGTGAG TCTATGGAGTGGCGAAAACAATGGGAAGTTGACAAATTAACCGAATGGGATCCTCCTCAAATTCTGAATGACTATCTACCTCACGGTTTATGTGGTTTCGATAAAGACGGTGCCCCAG TGATTGTAGTGTATTTCGACGCATTAGATATTTATGGTATTTTGCACGTGGTTTCGAGAAGGGATATGATAAAGGTGACCATAAAACGTCTCGAAGAATACTTAAAATTATGTAGAGAACAAATGTTAAAACACGGTCCAGCAGCTGGTCAGGTCGTCGTAATTTTTGACATGCAGAGTTTTAACTTGAAACAATATCTCTGGAGACCAG CTGGAGAAGTTGTCATTACTTTAATCCAAATGTATGAGGCTAATTACCCAGAGATTTTAAAGACCTGTTACATAATTAAtg CTCCAAAGGTATTTGCTTTCGCATTTTCGGTGGCAAAAAAGTTTATGAACGAGTATACCTTATCAAAGATTCAAATATACAAATCGGATCCTGCGAGATGGCAGACAGCAATATTCAGTAACATTGACAGAGATCAAGTGCCTGCTTTCTTTGGAGGCACCCTTAAAGATCCTGATGGCAACCCAAAGCTTGGTACCAAG ATTTGTCTTGGTGGCAAGGTCCCTAaagaaatgtatgtaaataacaCAGAGAAAGATAAGGAGAACTTTACAACAGTTACAATTAAGAAAGGTGGGAAACTAGAGCTTGATATCTCAGCATCTGAAATGGGATCTCTGTTAag CTGGGAATTTCGTACCGAGAATCATGACATTAGATTTGGTATTGTGAAGAAAGATTATAATGGAACACAGAAAGAAGTGATACCAATGCGACGAGTGGCTGCTCATCAATTAGATGAGATTGGAATTTTGACCTGTGAAGTACCTTCTACAT ATTCCATTATTTTTGATAACACTTATAGcataataagaaataagaaaatccATTACTCCGTGAAAGTTATACCACCGTCAGAATCACAAGACATAACACCAACAACTTTATAA
- the LOC139998380 gene encoding SEC14-like protein 2 isoform X2, translated as MLRESMEWRKQWEVDKLTEWDPPQILNDYLPHGLCGFDKDGAPVIVVYFDALDIYGILHVVSRRDMIKVTIKRLEEYLKLCREQMLKHGPAAGQVVVIFDMQSFNLKQYLWRPAGEVVITLIQMYEANYPEILKTCYIINAPKVFAFAFSVAKKFMNEYTLSKIQIYKSDPARWQTAIFSNIDRDQVPAFFGGTLKDPDGNPKLGTKICLGGKVPKEMYVNNTEKDKENFTTVTIKKGGKLELDISASEMGSLLSWEFRTENHDIRFGIVKKDYNGTQKEVIPMRRVAAHQLDEIGILTCEVPSTYSIIFDNTYSIIRNKKIHYSVKVIPPSESQDITPTTL; from the exons ATGCTACGTGAG TCTATGGAGTGGCGAAAACAATGGGAAGTTGACAAATTAACCGAATGGGATCCTCCTCAAATTCTGAATGACTATCTACCTCACGGTTTATGTGGTTTCGATAAAGACGGTGCCCCAG TGATTGTAGTGTATTTCGACGCATTAGATATTTATGGTATTTTGCACGTGGTTTCGAGAAGGGATATGATAAAGGTGACCATAAAACGTCTCGAAGAATACTTAAAATTATGTAGAGAACAAATGTTAAAACACGGTCCAGCAGCTGGTCAGGTCGTCGTAATTTTTGACATGCAGAGTTTTAACTTGAAACAATATCTCTGGAGACCAG CTGGAGAAGTTGTCATTACTTTAATCCAAATGTATGAGGCTAATTACCCAGAGATTTTAAAGACCTGTTACATAATTAAtg CTCCAAAGGTATTTGCTTTCGCATTTTCGGTGGCAAAAAAGTTTATGAACGAGTATACCTTATCAAAGATTCAAATATACAAATCGGATCCTGCGAGATGGCAGACAGCAATATTCAGTAACATTGACAGAGATCAAGTGCCTGCTTTCTTTGGAGGCACCCTTAAAGATCCTGATGGCAACCCAAAGCTTGGTACCAAG ATTTGTCTTGGTGGCAAGGTCCCTAaagaaatgtatgtaaataacaCAGAGAAAGATAAGGAGAACTTTACAACAGTTACAATTAAGAAAGGTGGGAAACTAGAGCTTGATATCTCAGCATCTGAAATGGGATCTCTGTTAag CTGGGAATTTCGTACCGAGAATCATGACATTAGATTTGGTATTGTGAAGAAAGATTATAATGGAACACAGAAAGAAGTGATACCAATGCGACGAGTGGCTGCTCATCAATTAGATGAGATTGGAATTTTGACCTGTGAAGTACCTTCTACAT ATTCCATTATTTTTGATAACACTTATAGcataataagaaataagaaaatccATTACTCCGTGAAAGTTATACCACCGTCAGAATCACAAGACATAACACCAACAACTTTATAA
- the LOC139998388 gene encoding thioredoxin domain-containing protein 17, giving the protein MVLRHHVEGYENFFKFMKNFKSNESVYVLYSGKKLSNGKSWCPDCVEAEPFIEDGFKTAPESIHLVEVEVGDRPFWKDLNCPFRTNSVTKLRVLPTLAKWNTQKRLEGDQCQKIDLIEMLLTDEDD; this is encoded by the exons atggTTTTACGACACCACGTAGAGGGATACgagaattttttcaaatttatgaaaaatttcaaatctaaTGAATCAGTCTACGTACTTTATAGTGGTAAAAAACTTTCTAATGGCAAAAGTTGGTGCCCAGACTGCGTAGAAG CGGAACCTTTCATAGAAGATGGGTTTAAAACAGCTCCAGAATCAATACACTTGGTTGAAGTTGAAGTTGGAGATCGGCCATT tTGGAAGGATTTGAATTGTCCATTTCGAACAAACTCCGTTACAAAATTAAGAGTACTGCCAACCTTAGCAAAATGGAATACACAAAAACGTCTAGAAGGTGATCAATGTCAAAAGATTGACTTGATTGAAATGTTACTTACTGATGAAGATGactaa
- the LOC139998378 gene encoding ribosomal protein S6 kinase beta-1 isoform X2: protein MAAVFDIELHDADTVNRDESDDDVIEIGEEEYDANPNVNEITESEGVETVPISEQNVNRGRERAGPQDFELCKVIGKGGYGKVFQVRKITGNDSGTIFAMKHPFIVDLMYAFQTGGKLYLILEYMCGGELFRHLNDEGIFLEETACFYLSEIILALQHLHLQGIIYRDLKPENILLDAEGHIKLTDFGLCKEHIQDGTVTHTFCGTIEYMAPEILTRSGHGKAVDWWSLGTLMYDMLTGSPPFTSDNRKKTIEKILRGKLNLPQYLTPDSRDLIRKLLKRQVAQRLGSGPSDAEQIKNHQFFKHINWNDVISRKLEPPFRPTLTSEDDVSQFDKKFTTSAPIDSPAEYTLSESANRVFQGFTYVAPSILEDMYSQPRVINARSPRRGNMRGFSPRGTHFHLHNNHVQNHRHNGVGHGNVEDTEMIEIG, encoded by the exons ATGGCAGCAGTTTTTGATATCGAATTGCACGATGCGGACACGGTAAATAGGGACGAGTCTGATGATGATGTTATCGAGATTGGCGAG GAAGAGTACGATGCGAATCCTAACGTGAATGAAATAACCGA ATCGGAAGGTGTCGAAACAGTACCTATATCGGAACAGAATGTAAATCGTGGACGGGAAAGAGCTGGACCGCAGGATTTCGAACTTTGTAAAGTTATCGGGAAGGGTGGTTATGGCAAGGTCTTTCAAGTGCGTAAAATTACGGGTAATGACAGTGGCACAATTTTCGCGATGAAG CATCCTTTCATCGTAGACCTTATGTATGCTTTTCAAACTGGTGGCAAATTGTATCTGATTCTGGAATATATGTGTGGTGGAGAACTATTTAGACATTTAAATGATGAAGGCATTTTTCTTGAAGAAACTGCTTG tttctaTCTATCAGAAATAATATTGGCCCTGCAACATCTTCATTTACAGGGAATTATTTATAG agATTTAAAaccagaaaatatattattagatGCAGAGGGACATATAAAACTAACTGATTTTGGTTTATGTAAAGAACATATACAAGATGGCACTGTCACACACACATTCTGTGGTACTATAGAATAtat GGCTCCAGAAATACTAACAAGAAGTGGACATGGTAAAGCAGTAGATTGGTGGAGTCTTGGAACTTTGATGTATGATATGCTCACAGGTTCA CCACCATTCACATCTGATAATAGGAAGAAGAccattgaaaaaattttacgTGGTAAACTAAATCTGCCACAATACTTAACACCTGATTCCAGAGATCTCATACGAAAATTATTGAAG aggCAAGTTGCACAAAGATTAGGATCTGGGCCGTCTGATGcggaacaaataaaaaatcatcaaTTCTTCAAGCATATCAACTGGAATGACGtaatttctcgaaaattaGAACCGCCTTTTCGACCAACATTGACAAGTGAGGATGATGTGTCAcagtttgataaaaaatttacaacaTCCGCACCAATTGATTCCCCCGCGGAATACACGTTAAGTGAATCCGCCAACAGAGTATTTCAA gGATTCACTTATGTGGCACCTAGTATACTAGAGGATATGTATTCACAGCCACGGGTAATAAATGCTAGAAGTCCACGTAGAGGCAATATGCGTGGTTTTTCTCCTAGAGGCACacattttcatttacataatAATCATGTACAAAATCATAG ACACAATGGAGTTGGACATGGCAATGTAGAAGATACAGAAATGATTGAAATCGGCTAA
- the LOC139998378 gene encoding ribosomal protein S6 kinase beta-1 isoform X1 yields the protein MAAVFDIELHDADTVNRDESDDDVIEIGEEEYDANPNVNEITESEGVETVPISEQNVNRGRERAGPQDFELCKVIGKGGYGKVFQVRKITGNDSGTIFAMKVLRKASIIRNQKDTAHTKAERNILEAVKHPFIVDLMYAFQTGGKLYLILEYMCGGELFRHLNDEGIFLEETACFYLSEIILALQHLHLQGIIYRDLKPENILLDAEGHIKLTDFGLCKEHIQDGTVTHTFCGTIEYMAPEILTRSGHGKAVDWWSLGTLMYDMLTGSPPFTSDNRKKTIEKILRGKLNLPQYLTPDSRDLIRKLLKRQVAQRLGSGPSDAEQIKNHQFFKHINWNDVISRKLEPPFRPTLTSEDDVSQFDKKFTTSAPIDSPAEYTLSESANRVFQGFTYVAPSILEDMYSQPRVINARSPRRGNMRGFSPRGTHFHLHNNHVQNHRHNGVGHGNVEDTEMIEIG from the exons ATGGCAGCAGTTTTTGATATCGAATTGCACGATGCGGACACGGTAAATAGGGACGAGTCTGATGATGATGTTATCGAGATTGGCGAG GAAGAGTACGATGCGAATCCTAACGTGAATGAAATAACCGA ATCGGAAGGTGTCGAAACAGTACCTATATCGGAACAGAATGTAAATCGTGGACGGGAAAGAGCTGGACCGCAGGATTTCGAACTTTGTAAAGTTATCGGGAAGGGTGGTTATGGCAAGGTCTTTCAAGTGCGTAAAATTACGGGTAATGACAGTGGCACAATTTTCGCGATGAAG gtCCTGCGTAAAGCTTCAATTATAAGGAATCAAAAAGATACTGCACATACTAAGgctgaaagaaatattttagaagCTGTAAAG CATCCTTTCATCGTAGACCTTATGTATGCTTTTCAAACTGGTGGCAAATTGTATCTGATTCTGGAATATATGTGTGGTGGAGAACTATTTAGACATTTAAATGATGAAGGCATTTTTCTTGAAGAAACTGCTTG tttctaTCTATCAGAAATAATATTGGCCCTGCAACATCTTCATTTACAGGGAATTATTTATAG agATTTAAAaccagaaaatatattattagatGCAGAGGGACATATAAAACTAACTGATTTTGGTTTATGTAAAGAACATATACAAGATGGCACTGTCACACACACATTCTGTGGTACTATAGAATAtat GGCTCCAGAAATACTAACAAGAAGTGGACATGGTAAAGCAGTAGATTGGTGGAGTCTTGGAACTTTGATGTATGATATGCTCACAGGTTCA CCACCATTCACATCTGATAATAGGAAGAAGAccattgaaaaaattttacgTGGTAAACTAAATCTGCCACAATACTTAACACCTGATTCCAGAGATCTCATACGAAAATTATTGAAG aggCAAGTTGCACAAAGATTAGGATCTGGGCCGTCTGATGcggaacaaataaaaaatcatcaaTTCTTCAAGCATATCAACTGGAATGACGtaatttctcgaaaattaGAACCGCCTTTTCGACCAACATTGACAAGTGAGGATGATGTGTCAcagtttgataaaaaatttacaacaTCCGCACCAATTGATTCCCCCGCGGAATACACGTTAAGTGAATCCGCCAACAGAGTATTTCAA gGATTCACTTATGTGGCACCTAGTATACTAGAGGATATGTATTCACAGCCACGGGTAATAAATGCTAGAAGTCCACGTAGAGGCAATATGCGTGGTTTTTCTCCTAGAGGCACacattttcatttacataatAATCATGTACAAAATCATAG ACACAATGGAGTTGGACATGGCAATGTAGAAGATACAGAAATGATTGAAATCGGCTAA